In Silene latifolia isolate original U9 population chromosome X, ASM4854445v1, whole genome shotgun sequence, the following proteins share a genomic window:
- the LOC141621361 gene encoding transcription factor bHLH126-like yields MSDLLSSLRSLLPQEYVRGQTTSCDDLEEATNYIKSLEASIKELEDKRNVLLNKSRSNNNQHAGEIGSSSTSINDNYVTIHTFPRRLEIEISVKHEGGDGFPLSKLLKQVSLVEGINVVNCLTSKGDERWKCIIHCDLVNDQPTTDFSELQQRLASEISSSVA; encoded by the exons ATGTCCGACCTTTTATCCTCCCTTCGCTCTCTTCTTCCTCAAGAATATGTTAGA GGACAAACAACATCTTGTGATGACTTAGAAGAAGCTACAAATTACATAAAAAGCTTAGAGGCAAGTATAAAGGAGCTTGAAGACAAGAGGAACGTCCTACTAAACAAGTCGAGATCAAATAATAATCAACATGCTGGTGAAATTGGATCTTCTTCAACTAGTATTAATGATAATTATGTGACGATACACACATTTCCTAGACGTTTAGAGATTGAGATTAGTGTGAAACATGAAGGAGGAGATGGATTTCCTTTATCTAAATTACTCAAACaagtatcattagttgaagggaTTAATGTTGTTAATTGTCTTACTTCTAAAGGTGATGAGAGATGGAAGTGCATCATCCATTGTGATCTG GTAAATGATCAACCAACCACAGATTTCTCAGAGTTACAACAAAGATTGGCCAGTGAAATTTCTTCGTCTGTAGCTTAA